One genomic window of Podarcis muralis chromosome 9, rPodMur119.hap1.1, whole genome shotgun sequence includes the following:
- the CHRNB4 gene encoding neuronal acetylcholine receptor subunit beta-4: MRKVNWLSLLAGLSFYVNGSDTADAEERLMNHLLNTSRYNNLIRPAFNSSQLVVIELQVILAQLINVNEREQIMTTNVWLNQEWTDYRLAWEPSEYEGINKLRIPAKKVWLPDIVLYNNADGTYEVSVYTNVIVKNNGSMLWLPPAIYKSACKIEVKHFPFDQQNCTLKFRSWTYDHTEIDMILKTGSASMDDFTPSGEWDIVALPGRRTENPLDPNYVDVTYDFIIKRKPLFYTINLIIPCVLITSLAILVFYLPSDCGEKMTLCISVLLALTVFLLLISKIVPPTSLDVPLIGKYLMFTMVLVTFSIVTSVCVLNVHHRSPSTHAMPPWVKVVFLKRLPNFLFMKRPENNSMRQRLSGSKRSKADTFGSNPSDLYKGSSTYFVNTASAKKYDLKLTENPDHIGSHQDVRLRSSAKFSPEVQEAIEGVSFIADHMRSEDNNETVIEDWKYVAMVVDRLFLWIFVFVCVVGTVGLFLQPLFQNHSIGVSP, translated from the exons ATGAGGAAGGTCAACTGGCTCTCTCTCTTGGCTGGGCTTTCTTTTTATGTCAACG GAAGCGACACAGCTGATGCCGAGGAGAGGCTGATGAACCACCTCCTGAACACATCTCGCTACAACAACTTAATCCGCCCTGCCTTCAACTCCTCACAGCTGGTCGTTATAGAACTGCAGGTTATCCTGGCCCAGCTCATCAATGTG aATGAGCGTGAACAGATCATGACTACCAACGTCTGGCTCAATCAA GAATGGACGGACTACCGCTTAGCCTGGGAGCCCTCGGAGTACGAAGGCATCAATAAGCTGAGAATACCAGCTAAGAAAGTCTGGCTCCCCGACATTGTTCTATACAACAA TGCTGATGGAACATATGAAGTCTCTGTTTACACCAACGTGATTGTGAAGAATAACGGGAGCATGTTGTGGCTGCCTCCAGCCATCTACAAGAGCGCCTGCAAAATCGAAGTGAAGCATTTCCCTTTTGACCAACAAAACTGCACCTTGAAGTTCCGGTCATGGACTTACGATCACACCGAAATCGACATGATCCTTAAAACCGGCTCGGCCAGCATGGATGACTTCACACCCAGTGGTGAATGGGACATTGTGGCGCTCCCGGGGCGGCGAACTGAGAACCCCTTGGACCCAAACTACGTGGATGTGACATACGACTTCATCATTAAACGGAAGCCTCTTTTTTACACCATCAACCTCATCATCCCTTGTGTGCTCATAACATCCTTGGCCATCCTCGTCTTCTACCTGCCGTCAGACTGCGGAGAAAAGATGACGCTGTGCATCTCTGTCTTGCTCGCTTTGACTGTGTTCTTGCTCCTGATCTCCAAAATCGTCCCCCCAACATCGCTGGACGTCCCGTTGATTGGGAAGTACCTGATGTTCACAATGGTCCTGGTGACGTTCTCCATTGTGACCAGCGTCTGCGTGCTGAATGTGCACCACAGGTCTCCCAGCACCCATGCGATGCCTCCGTGGGTGAAGGTGGTCTTCCTCAAGAGGCTGCCCAACTTCCTGTTCATGAAGCGCCCAGAGAATAACTCCATGAGGCAAAGGCTGTCCGGCAGCAAGAGGAGCAAAGCAGACACGTTTGGCAGCAACCCGTCGGACCTGTATAAGGGCTCCTCCACTTACTTTGTGAACACAGCCTCTGCCAAAAAATACGACCTGAAACTGACGGAAAACCCTGATCACATTGGCAGCCATCAGGATGTCAGGCTACGGTCATCGGCAAAGTTTTCTCCTGAGGTCCAGGAAGCTATTGAGGGAGTCAGTTTCATAGCAGACCACATGAGAAGTGAGGACAACAATGAGACT GTCATTGAAGACTGGAAATATGTTGCCATGGTAGTGGACAGACTGTTTCTCTGGATATTTGTCTTTGTTTGCGTGGTGGGGACTGTTGGATTATTCCTGCAGCCGCTGTTTCAAAACCACTCAATTGGCGTGAGCCCTTAA